A region of Massilia sp. KIM DNA encodes the following proteins:
- a CDS encoding PhoX family phosphatase produces the protein MTDNALSPSRRNLLKGLASASALPFVGAFAAMQAQQAMAANGSTALVDSPYGPIAPVNDLTTGLPLLQLPAGFSYKSFGWRGDLMTDGKACPGGHDGMGVVVSRKLGRSTELVLVRNHEIGGTGAGNFINAIGVYDGGNVSGSSSNKFGGGTTNLIFRDGNWVSMTPSLGGTQTNCAGGITPWGTWLTCEEVGSDAVSASGRKHGYVFEVTADPAQTTGQPIIGMGRFAHEAAAVDPVTGIVYETEDAGGKSGFYRYVPDVKQGRPGSLAMGGVLQMARVRGIQNANLAVAPVNATYELEWVDIANPDADRGNATGPSGVTITGAAGPFVQGWLQGAARMNRGEGIWYAQGKMYVMDTSGGAVQRGTIWELDLATQVLKCIYSSPSALVGNMGDNLTVSPRNAILICEDASTAATDMYGFGQRLMGLTALGDAYIFAKNNIVLTAAQLQAAGKLTSLAGDQRANEFAGACFDPTGRYLFVNIQTPGVTFAISGPWAKGPL, from the coding sequence ATGACTGACAACGCACTGTCGCCGTCGCGACGCAATCTGCTCAAGGGCTTGGCCAGCGCCTCGGCCCTGCCTTTCGTCGGCGCCTTCGCCGCCATGCAGGCGCAGCAAGCCATGGCCGCCAATGGCTCGACCGCCCTGGTGGACAGCCCTTACGGCCCGATCGCACCGGTGAACGACCTCACGACCGGCCTGCCGCTGCTGCAACTGCCGGCCGGCTTCAGCTACAAGAGCTTCGGCTGGCGCGGCGACCTGATGACCGACGGCAAGGCCTGCCCGGGCGGCCACGACGGCATGGGCGTGGTGGTCTCGCGCAAGCTTGGCCGCAGCACCGAACTGGTGCTGGTGCGTAACCACGAGATCGGCGGCACCGGCGCCGGCAACTTCATCAACGCCATCGGCGTCTACGACGGCGGCAACGTGAGCGGCAGCTCGTCCAACAAGTTCGGCGGCGGCACCACCAACCTGATCTTCCGCGACGGCAACTGGGTCAGCATGACCCCCAGCCTGGGCGGCACCCAGACCAACTGCGCCGGCGGCATCACCCCCTGGGGCACCTGGCTGACCTGCGAGGAAGTCGGTTCGGACGCGGTCAGCGCCTCGGGCAGGAAGCACGGCTATGTGTTCGAAGTGACCGCCGACCCGGCCCAGACCACCGGCCAGCCCATCATCGGCATGGGCCGCTTCGCCCACGAGGCCGCCGCCGTCGACCCGGTCACCGGAATCGTCTACGAGACCGAGGACGCCGGGGGCAAGTCGGGCTTCTACCGCTACGTCCCGGATGTCAAGCAGGGCCGCCCCGGTTCGCTGGCCATGGGCGGCGTGCTGCAGATGGCGCGCGTGCGCGGCATTCAGAACGCCAACCTGGCGGTCGCCCCGGTCAACGCCACCTATGAGCTGGAATGGGTGGACATCGCCAACCCGGACGCCGACCGCGGCAACGCCACCGGTCCCTCGGGCGTGACCATCACCGGCGCCGCCGGCCCCTTCGTCCAGGGCTGGCTGCAGGGCGCGGCGCGCATGAACCGCGGCGAAGGCATCTGGTATGCCCAGGGCAAGATGTACGTGATGGACACCTCGGGCGGCGCGGTGCAGCGCGGCACCATCTGGGAGCTGGACCTGGCGACCCAGGTGCTCAAGTGCATCTACTCGAGCCCGAGCGCGCTGGTCGGCAACATGGGCGACAACCTCACCGTCAGCCCGCGCAACGCGATCCTGATCTGCGAGGACGCCTCCACCGCCGCCACCGACATGTACGGCTTCGGCCAACGCCTGATGGGCCTGACCGCCCTGGGGGACGCCTACATCTTCGCCAAGAACAACATCGTCCTCACCGCCGCCCAGCTCCAGGCCGCGGGCAAGCTGACTTCGCTCGCGGGCGACCAGCGCGCCAACGAATTCGCCGGCGCCTGCTTCGACCCGACCGGCCGCTACCTCTTCGTCAACATCCAGACCCCGGGCGTGACTTTCGCCATCTCGGGTCCGTGGGCCAAGGGCCCGCTGTAA
- a CDS encoding SPFH domain-containing protein encodes MNAVHTRSEKPFSSANGYLAAASGVVLLLGAAYLVKAGLEEGGGIAFLLGSLALGAGGLLCLTGLFMLQPNESAILTLFGKYIGTDRSEGLRWAFPLYVKRRLSLRARNFNAPTLKVNDKRGNPVEISAAIVWRVRDTAQAVFDVDDFERYVAIQAEAALRHLASQYAYDEGEDLSAGETTLRAGMDTVADALKCELQARFDAAGVEVLDAKLTHLAYAAEIAQVMLRRQQAEAIISARAKIVHGAVSMVEAALKGLSERGIVELDDERKAAMVSNLLVVLCSDKETQPIVNTGTLYN; translated from the coding sequence ATGAATGCAGTACATACCCGCAGCGAAAAGCCTTTCTCCTCCGCGAACGGCTATCTGGCGGCCGCCTCCGGCGTCGTGCTGCTGCTGGGCGCCGCCTACCTGGTGAAGGCGGGACTGGAAGAAGGCGGCGGCATCGCCTTCCTGCTGGGCAGCCTGGCGCTCGGCGCGGGCGGCCTGCTCTGCCTGACCGGCCTGTTCATGCTCCAGCCGAACGAAAGCGCGATCCTGACCCTGTTCGGCAAGTACATCGGCACCGACCGCAGCGAAGGCTTGCGCTGGGCCTTCCCGCTCTACGTGAAGCGGCGCCTGTCGCTGCGCGCGCGCAATTTCAATGCCCCGACCCTCAAGGTCAACGACAAGCGCGGCAACCCGGTGGAGATCAGCGCGGCCATCGTCTGGCGCGTGCGCGACACCGCCCAGGCCGTCTTCGACGTCGACGATTTCGAGCGCTACGTGGCGATCCAGGCGGAAGCCGCGCTGCGCCACCTGGCGTCGCAATACGCCTACGACGAGGGCGAGGACTTGTCGGCGGGTGAGACCACGCTGCGCGCCGGCATGGACACGGTGGCGGACGCCCTCAAGTGCGAACTGCAGGCGCGCTTCGATGCGGCCGGCGTGGAAGTGCTGGATGCTAAACTCACCCACCTGGCATACGCCGCCGAGATCGCCCAGGTGATGCTGCGCCGGCAACAGGCCGAGGCCATCATCAGCGCCCGCGCCAAGATCGTGCACGGCGCGGTGAGCATGGTCGAAGCGGCGCTCAAGGGCCTGTCGGAGCGCGGCATCGTCGAACTCGACGACGAACGCAAGGCGGCCATGGTCAGCAACCTGCTGGTGGTGCTCTGCTCGGACAAGGAAACCCAGCCGATCGTGAACACCGGCACCCTCTACAACTAG
- a CDS encoding PEP-CTERM sorting domain-containing protein (PEP-CTERM proteins occur, often in large numbers, in the proteomes of bacteria that also encode an exosortase, a predicted intramembrane cysteine proteinase. The presence of a PEP-CTERM domain at a protein's C-terminus predicts cleavage within the sorting domain, followed by covalent anchoring to some some component of the (usually Gram-negative) cell surface. Many PEP-CTERM proteins exhibit an unusual sequence composition that includes large numbers of potential glycosylation sites. Expression of one such protein has been shown restore the ability of a bacterium to form floc, a type of biofilm.), translating to MNFIKLITAAFTALVLASGAQAAVLQSTSGPAGNTVTDFSSAGTVAFNLDLAKLPGSTLTFVLEEGDLAGPLSMNAIVANLTGIPLNNFSFLLDGISFAAAGSVTPAFGSLGGVRFDAHSAVIDFASPEPAEFQFGNPFGVAAQDDWLLSTAGLRAGDSFTITAQVPEPSILALMLPMLCAGLWMARRRQDQH from the coding sequence ATGAACTTCATCAAGCTCATCACCGCAGCCTTCACCGCCCTGGTGCTGGCAAGCGGCGCCCAAGCGGCCGTGCTGCAATCGACCAGTGGCCCGGCCGGCAACACGGTCACCGACTTCAGCAGCGCCGGCACGGTCGCCTTCAACCTCGACCTGGCCAAGCTGCCGGGCAGCACCCTGACCTTCGTGCTGGAAGAGGGCGACCTGGCGGGCCCGCTCAGCATGAACGCGATCGTCGCCAACCTCACCGGCATCCCGCTGAACAACTTCAGCTTCCTGCTCGATGGCATCAGCTTCGCCGCCGCCGGCAGCGTCACCCCGGCCTTCGGCAGCCTGGGCGGCGTCCGCTTCGACGCGCACAGCGCCGTGATCGATTTCGCCAGCCCCGAGCCGGCCGAATTCCAATTCGGTAATCCCTTCGGCGTGGCGGCGCAGGACGACTGGCTGCTCAGCACCGCCGGCCTGCGCGCGGGCGACAGCTTCACCATCACCGCCCAGGTGCCGGAACCCTCGATCCTGGCGCTGATGCTGCCGATGCTGTGCGCCGGCCTGTGGATGGCGCGCCGCCGCCAGGACCAGCACTGA
- the ubiA gene encoding 4-hydroxybenzoate octaprenyltransferase, whose protein sequence is MNKLALYFRLVRADKPIGILLLLWPTLWALWMASGGVPDLQVLAIFVLGTALMRSAGCAINDYADRDFDRHVKRTVDRPLTSGKIRGWEAVMVALVLSLLAFLLIQPLNLLTKQLSVVALVVAGTYPYFKRFFAIPQAYLGIAFGFGIPMAFAAVQGEVPAVAWWLLVANVFWSVAYDTAYAMVDRDDDLKIGIRTSAITFGRFDVAAIMLCYGAALAIDLVCGWYLGLRWWFVAGVAVAAAMALYHYTLIRDRDRMSCFKAFRHNNWLGAALFAGVALDYAIG, encoded by the coding sequence ATGAACAAGCTGGCGCTCTATTTCCGCCTGGTCCGGGCCGACAAGCCGATCGGCATCCTGCTGCTGCTGTGGCCGACCCTGTGGGCCTTGTGGATGGCCTCAGGCGGGGTGCCGGACCTGCAGGTGCTGGCGATCTTCGTGCTCGGCACCGCGCTGATGCGCTCGGCGGGCTGCGCGATCAACGACTACGCCGACCGCGACTTCGACCGCCACGTCAAGCGCACGGTCGACCGCCCGCTCACCAGCGGCAAGATCCGCGGCTGGGAGGCGGTGATGGTGGCGCTGGTGCTGTCCCTGCTAGCCTTCCTGCTGATCCAGCCGCTCAACCTCCTGACCAAGCAGCTCTCGGTGGTGGCCCTGGTCGTGGCCGGCACCTATCCCTACTTCAAGCGCTTCTTCGCCATCCCCCAGGCCTACCTCGGGATCGCCTTCGGCTTCGGCATCCCGATGGCCTTCGCCGCCGTGCAGGGCGAGGTGCCGGCGGTGGCCTGGTGGCTGCTGGTGGCCAATGTGTTCTGGTCGGTGGCCTACGACACCGCCTACGCCATGGTCGACCGCGACGACGACCTCAAGATCGGCATCCGCACCTCGGCCATCACCTTCGGCCGCTTCGACGTGGCGGCGATCATGCTGTGCTACGGCGCCGCGCTGGCGATCGACCTGGTGTGCGGCTGGTACCTGGGCCTGCGCTGGTGGTTCGTGGCCGGGGTCGCCGTGGCGGCCGCGATGGCGCTCTACCACTACACCCTGATCCGCGATCGCGACCGCATGTCCTGCTTCAAAGCCTTTCGTCACAACAATTGGCTTGGCGCCGCACTGTTCGCAGGTGTCGCGCTAGACTATGCAATCGGGTAA
- a CDS encoding hydrogen peroxide-inducible genes activator, whose translation MTLTELKYIVAVARAKHFGHAAEACFVAQPTLSVAIKKLEDELGVTLFERGGSEVSVTPLGAQIVAQAERVLEQTAAIKELAKQNKDPLAGPLRLGVIYTIGPYLLPPLVKNLIDTVPQMPLVLQENYTHKLLELLRQGELDAAIMALPLPDHGMSIQPLYDEPFIVAMPRNHPWAARKEISAEDLKSETMLLLGAGHCFRDQVLEVCPEMARFSAGGNGMQRTFEGSSLETIRHMVASGIGLTVLPRASVADMNDPNGLLTYVPFSPPAPSRRVVIAWRKSFTRKAAIDAIIRAVGECKLPGVEMVAWEAAA comes from the coding sequence ATGACACTGACCGAGCTCAAATACATCGTTGCCGTGGCCCGCGCCAAGCATTTCGGCCACGCGGCGGAAGCCTGCTTCGTCGCCCAACCCACCCTGTCCGTCGCCATCAAGAAGCTGGAGGACGAACTGGGCGTGACGCTGTTCGAGCGCGGCGGTTCCGAGGTGTCGGTGACGCCCCTCGGCGCCCAGATCGTGGCCCAGGCCGAACGGGTGCTGGAACAGACGGCCGCCATCAAGGAACTGGCCAAGCAGAACAAGGACCCGCTGGCCGGCCCGCTGCGCCTGGGGGTGATCTACACCATCGGGCCCTACCTGCTGCCGCCGCTGGTGAAGAACCTGATCGACACCGTGCCGCAGATGCCGCTGGTGCTGCAGGAGAACTACACCCACAAGCTGCTGGAGCTGCTGCGCCAGGGCGAGCTGGACGCCGCCATCATGGCCCTGCCCCTGCCGGACCACGGGATGTCGATCCAGCCGCTGTACGACGAACCCTTCATAGTGGCCATGCCGCGCAACCATCCCTGGGCCGCGCGCAAGGAAATCTCGGCCGAGGATCTCAAGAGCGAAACCATGCTGCTGCTGGGCGCGGGCCATTGCTTCCGCGACCAGGTGCTGGAAGTGTGCCCGGAGATGGCGCGTTTTTCGGCCGGCGGCAATGGCATGCAGCGCACCTTCGAAGGTTCCTCGCTCGAGACCATCCGCCACATGGTGGCCAGCGGCATCGGCCTGACGGTGCTGCCGCGCGCCTCGGTGGCCGACATGAACGATCCCAACGGGCTGCTGACCTATGTGCCCTTCTCGCCGCCGGCGCCCTCGCGCCGCGTGGTGATCGCCTGGCGCAAGAGCTTCACGCGCAAGGCGGCGATCGACGCGATCATCCGGGCGGTGGGCGAATGCAAGCTGCCTGGAGTGGAGATGGTGGCCTGGGAAGCGGCCGCCTGA
- the trmL gene encoding tRNA (uridine(34)/cytosine(34)/5-carboxymethylaminomethyluridine(34)-2'-O)-methyltransferase TrmL yields the protein MFHVVLVEPEIPPNTGNVIRLCANTGVQLHLIEPLGFPLDDAKMRRAGLDYHDYASMKVHKDWDAFLRDARPDPARMFALTTHGSSPFAEASFRPGDVFVFGAESRGLDPLLRNTFPPAQRIRLPMRPDNRSLNLSNTVAVVVYEAWRQNGYAGGA from the coding sequence TTGTTCCACGTCGTCCTGGTCGAACCAGAAATCCCGCCGAACACCGGCAACGTCATCCGCCTGTGCGCCAACACCGGCGTGCAGCTGCACCTGATCGAGCCGCTCGGCTTTCCGCTGGACGACGCCAAGATGCGCCGCGCCGGCCTCGATTACCACGATTACGCGAGCATGAAGGTGCACAAGGACTGGGACGCCTTCCTGCGCGACGCCCGGCCGGACCCGGCGCGCATGTTCGCCCTGACCACCCACGGTTCCTCGCCCTTCGCCGAGGCCAGCTTCCGGCCGGGCGACGTCTTCGTGTTCGGGGCGGAATCGCGCGGCCTCGATCCGCTTCTCCGCAACACCTTCCCGCCGGCCCAGCGCATCCGCCTGCCGATGCGGCCCGACAACCGCAGCCTGAACCTGTCGAACACGGTGGCGGTGGTGGTCTACGAGGCCTGGCGCCAGAACGGCTACGCAGGGGGCGCCTGA
- a CDS encoding PEP-CTERM sorting domain-containing protein: MKKLLTAGALLLGCAAAHADPVSWGFSFAGFYDQEANLFLTDEVISGSFKGDDMNGNGLLEIGELTTLVVGELDYIACAANSNAYYQCGATAFSFSPDAGLSFSVGSYGNDPEGWVGGGKLITVGDMHYAYEYNPMATNERHLRWTSDTTLTIMSQAPEPGTWAMLGVGLLGIGWRLRQRKA, encoded by the coding sequence ATGAAGAAGTTGCTCACCGCCGGCGCCCTCCTCCTTGGCTGCGCTGCCGCCCATGCCGATCCCGTGTCCTGGGGTTTTTCCTTCGCCGGCTTCTATGATCAAGAAGCCAATCTGTTCCTGACCGATGAAGTCATTTCCGGCTCCTTCAAGGGAGACGACATGAACGGCAACGGCCTGCTGGAGATCGGCGAGCTGACCACCCTCGTGGTGGGGGAACTGGACTACATCGCCTGCGCGGCCAACAGCAACGCCTACTACCAGTGCGGCGCCACCGCCTTCTCGTTCTCGCCCGACGCCGGCCTTTCGTTCTCGGTCGGCAGCTACGGCAACGACCCCGAAGGCTGGGTCGGGGGCGGCAAGCTGATCACGGTGGGCGACATGCACTATGCCTACGAATACAACCCGATGGCCACCAACGAGCGCCACCTGCGCTGGACCAGCGACACCACGCTGACCATCATGTCGCAGGCGCCGGAACCCGGCACCTGGGCCATGCTCGGCGTCGGCCTGCTGGGCATCGGCTGGCGCCTGCGCCAGCGCAAGGCTTGA
- the rfaE2 gene encoding D-glycero-beta-D-manno-heptose 1-phosphate adenylyltransferase: MPSFEKKICARADLAARVASLPQPVVLTNGVFDILHRGHVTYLAQARELGASLVVAVNTDASVKRLGKGEDRPHNTLADRMAVLAALEAVSLVVEFDEDTALAVVQEARPGIYAKGGDYVMDQIPEGKAVLAYGGRAVAIDFEHDRSTTKLVAKIRG, translated from the coding sequence ATGCCTTCATTTGAAAAGAAAATCTGCGCCCGCGCCGACCTGGCCGCGCGCGTCGCCAGCCTGCCCCAGCCGGTGGTGCTGACCAATGGCGTGTTCGACATCCTGCACCGCGGGCACGTGACCTACCTGGCGCAGGCGCGCGAGTTGGGCGCCTCGCTGGTGGTGGCGGTGAATACCGACGCCTCGGTCAAGCGCCTGGGCAAGGGCGAGGACCGCCCGCATAACACCCTGGCCGACCGCATGGCGGTGCTGGCCGCGCTGGAGGCGGTGAGCCTGGTGGTGGAATTCGACGAGGACACGGCGCTGGCCGTGGTGCAGGAAGCGCGCCCCGGGATCTACGCCAAGGGCGGCGACTACGTGATGGACCAGATCCCGGAAGGCAAGGCGGTCCTGGCCTATGGCGGCCGGGCGGTCGCGATCGATTTCGAGCACGACCGCTCGACCACCAAGCTGGTGGCCAAGATCCGCGGCTAA
- the proC gene encoding pyrroline-5-carboxylate reductase, whose product MKIAFIGGGNMATALIAGLAGQLPAGSLHVVDPNAEALERLQRDFGVSTAAAIGPEVGDSEVVVLAVKPQQMREVASALAPQLRGQLVLSIAAGIRIADLARWLGGHEAIVRAMPNTPALIGKGIAGMAAGGGVSPAQREAADQVMRAVGQTVWLEDEAQIDPVTAVSGSGPAYVFFFLEAMQQAAAEMGLTPEQGRELALATFTGAAQLAERSPEPVEVLRQRVTSKGGTTHAAITSMEAAGVKEAIVAAMKAAAARGRELGEELGKD is encoded by the coding sequence ATGAAGATCGCATTCATCGGCGGCGGCAACATGGCCACCGCCCTGATCGCCGGCCTGGCCGGACAACTCCCCGCGGGCAGCCTGCACGTGGTCGACCCCAACGCCGAAGCCCTCGAACGCCTGCAACGCGACTTCGGCGTGAGCACGGCCGCCGCCATCGGGCCCGAGGTCGGCGACAGCGAGGTGGTGGTGCTGGCCGTGAAGCCCCAGCAGATGCGCGAAGTGGCGTCGGCGCTGGCGCCGCAGCTGCGCGGCCAGCTGGTGCTGTCGATCGCGGCCGGCATCCGCATCGCCGACCTGGCGCGCTGGCTGGGCGGCCACGAGGCCATCGTACGCGCGATGCCCAACACCCCGGCGCTGATCGGCAAGGGCATCGCCGGCATGGCGGCAGGCGGGGGCGTGAGCCCGGCCCAGCGCGAGGCGGCCGACCAGGTGATGCGGGCGGTGGGCCAGACCGTGTGGCTGGAGGACGAAGCCCAGATCGACCCGGTGACGGCGGTGTCGGGCAGCGGGCCGGCCTATGTGTTCTTCTTCCTGGAAGCGATGCAGCAGGCGGCGGCGGAGATGGGATTGACGCCGGAGCAGGGCAGGGAGCTGGCGCTGGCCACCTTCACTGGCGCGGCCCAGCTGGCCGAGCGTTCCCCGGAACCGGTCGAGGTGCTGCGCCAGCGCGTGACCTCGAAGGGCGGGACCACCCACGCGGCCATTACCAGCATGGAGGCGGCGGGCGTGAAGGAAGCGATCGTGGCGGCCATGAAGGCGGCGGCGGCGCGGGGGCGCGAGCTGGGCGAGGAGCTCGGGAAGGATTGA
- a CDS encoding phage holin family protein encodes MALSEAVGRIGTTVLAMARTRLELATVELQEETQRLFGYLGLALIAAVLGAGALVLAVLFILVLFWDSHRLLAVGGMTALFALGCWIAVAKLRGALAARPPMLAATLAELRKDVEFAKGEPVDVE; translated from the coding sequence ATGGCCCTGAGCGAGGCGGTAGGCAGGATCGGGACGACCGTGCTGGCGATGGCGCGCACGCGCCTGGAACTGGCCACGGTCGAGCTGCAGGAAGAAACCCAGCGCCTGTTCGGCTACCTCGGGCTGGCCCTGATCGCCGCGGTGTTGGGCGCCGGCGCGCTGGTCCTGGCGGTGCTGTTCATCCTGGTGTTGTTCTGGGACAGCCACCGCCTGCTGGCGGTCGGCGGCATGACGGCGCTGTTCGCGCTCGGCTGCTGGATCGCCGTGGCCAAGCTGCGCGGCGCTCTCGCCGCCCGTCCGCCGATGCTGGCGGCGACCCTGGCGGAACTGCGCAAGGACGTGGAATTCGCGAAAGGAGAGCCGGTCGATGTCGAGTAA
- a CDS encoding YaiI/YqxD family protein — MHIWVDADACPAVIKDILFRVAERRQLPVTLVANQLMRVPGSRYIRALQVPAGADVADAEIVARLEPGDLVVTGDIPLAAQVLEKGGLALNPRGDWYTKDTIAQQLTMRAFMEELRGSGVDTGGPAAFSQADRQQFANALDRELARRAPRPD, encoded by the coding sequence ATGCACATCTGGGTCGACGCCGACGCCTGTCCCGCCGTCATCAAGGACATCCTGTTCCGGGTCGCCGAACGCCGGCAACTCCCCGTCACCCTGGTGGCGAACCAGTTGATGCGGGTGCCGGGCTCGCGCTACATCCGCGCGCTCCAGGTGCCGGCCGGGGCCGACGTGGCCGACGCCGAGATCGTGGCGCGCCTGGAGCCGGGCGACCTGGTCGTCACCGGCGATATCCCGCTGGCGGCCCAGGTGCTGGAGAAGGGCGGGCTGGCGCTCAACCCGCGCGGCGATTGGTACACGAAAGACACGATCGCCCAGCAACTGACGATGCGGGCCTTCATGGAAGAGCTGCGCGGCAGCGGCGTCGATACCGGCGGTCCGGCCGCCTTCAGCCAGGCCGACCGCCAGCAGTTCGCCAATGCCCTCGACCGCGAACTGGCGCGGCGCGCCCCGCGCCCCGATTAG
- a CDS encoding YqjD family protein, which produces MIEKIPTQTGTREQLMSDLKTVIHDAEAWLRNGGGINGEELKAKFETTLARAKEGVAHYQESVVEAAKATDEYVKENPWKSVGLGAAVGVVIGMLIARK; this is translated from the coding sequence ATGATTGAAAAGATCCCCACCCAAACCGGCACCCGCGAACAACTGATGTCGGACCTGAAGACCGTGATCCACGATGCTGAAGCCTGGCTGCGCAATGGTGGGGGCATCAACGGCGAAGAACTGAAGGCCAAGTTCGAGACCACCCTGGCGCGCGCCAAGGAAGGCGTCGCCCACTACCAAGAATCCGTGGTCGAGGCCGCCAAGGCGACCGACGAATACGTCAAGGAAAACCCCTGGAAATCGGTGGGCCTGGGCGCGGCGGTCGGCGTCGTGATCGGCATGCTGATCGCCCGCAAATAA
- a CDS encoding PilT/PilU family type 4a pilus ATPase: protein MSSTFGPAEAQAYIHKLLTVMHHQGGSDLFISADFPPSMKHQGAMKPLSQQRLNGEVTRALALSLMNERQRAEFEAEMECNFAISLPGVCRFRVNVFVQQQSVGMVVRTIASEIPNFEKLDLPEVLKDVVMTKRGLVLVVGGTGSGKSTTLAAMIDYRNSNSAGHIITVEDPVEYVHKNKNCLVTHREVGVDTLSWHNALKNTLRQAPDVILIGEIRDTETMEHAIAFAETGHLCLGTLHANNANQTLDRIINFFPEERRNQLLMDLSSNLRAVVSQRLIRTEDGKGRKAAIEILLNTPTISEMILKGNFQNIKEIMHKSRELGMCTFDQALFELYNKGYIGYEEAIRNADSSNGLRLQIKLSGERKGPGEGGAPASALSMAIEEEAEDDVPPKP, encoded by the coding sequence ATGTCCTCGACCTTCGGCCCGGCGGAAGCCCAGGCCTATATCCACAAGCTGCTCACCGTCATGCACCACCAGGGCGGGTCCGACCTCTTTATTTCGGCTGACTTTCCTCCAAGCATGAAACACCAGGGCGCGATGAAGCCCCTGAGCCAGCAGCGCCTCAACGGCGAGGTCACGCGCGCCCTGGCGCTGTCGCTGATGAACGAGCGCCAGCGCGCCGAGTTCGAGGCCGAGATGGAGTGCAATTTCGCGATCTCGCTGCCCGGCGTCTGCCGTTTCCGCGTCAACGTCTTCGTGCAGCAGCAGAGCGTGGGCATGGTGGTGCGCACCATTGCCTCGGAAATCCCGAATTTCGAAAAGCTCGACCTGCCCGAGGTGCTCAAGGACGTGGTGATGACCAAGCGCGGCCTGGTGCTGGTGGTGGGCGGCACCGGTTCCGGCAAGTCGACCACGCTGGCGGCGATGATCGATTACCGCAACAGCAATTCGGCCGGCCACATCATCACGGTCGAGGATCCGGTCGAATACGTCCACAAGAACAAGAACTGCCTGGTGACCCACCGCGAGGTGGGCGTGGATACCCTGTCCTGGCATAACGCGCTGAAGAACACCCTGCGCCAGGCGCCGGACGTGATCCTGATCGGCGAGATCCGCGACACCGAGACCATGGAGCACGCGATCGCCTTCGCCGAGACCGGCCACCTGTGCCTGGGCACCCTGCACGCGAACAATGCGAACCAGACCCTGGACCGCATCATCAATTTCTTCCCGGAAGAGCGCCGCAACCAGCTGCTGATGGACCTCTCGTCCAACCTGCGCGCGGTGGTCTCCCAGCGCCTGATCCGTACCGAGGACGGCAAGGGCCGCAAGGCCGCCATCGAGATCCTGCTGAACACCCCGACCATCAGCGAGATGATCCTGAAGGGGAATTTCCAGAACATTAAGGAAATCATGCACAAGTCGCGCGAGCTCGGCATGTGCACCTTCGACCAGGCCTTGTTCGAGCTGTACAACAAGGGCTATATCGGCTACGAGGAAGCGATCCGCAACGCCGATTCGAGCAACGGCCTGCGCCTGCAGATCAAGCTCTCGGGCGAGCGCAAGGGCCCCGGCGAGGGCGGCGCGCCGGCCAGCGCGCTCTCGATGGCGATCGAGGAAGAAGCGGAAGACGACGTCCCACCCAAACCCTAA